Proteins encoded in a region of the Thunnus thynnus chromosome 8, fThuThy2.1, whole genome shotgun sequence genome:
- the s1pr3a gene encoding sphingosine 1-phosphate receptor 3a: protein MGTVIEEGMNSVIVSHYNHSGKWDRPRSSGPCKMAVLLFICVLIVLENVTVLLALWRNKRFHSRMYFLIGNLALSDLLAGVAYVVNIFTSGRKTFYLTPVQWLAREGSMFVALSASTFSLLAIGIERHMTMVRLRPCETAGRGRLLGLLAACWLVSVLLSALPSLGWNCLDNLASCSTVLPLYAKSYVAFCISVFSALLVAIIILYIRIYRLVTSSGRRVSSRPSEHSLALLRTVVIVLGVFVMCWAPLFLLLLLDVGCSPDNCPVLYQVDWFIALAVLNSALNPLIYTLSSREMRAAFFRLLCCCQTSLEHTGAPVVGNPHLGTVIPTAENSKTSLGGGGGSGTGKSTMNRGKVPTPMNSDNKHGDPSATAVPHPSGPADLLSAVLVKAGALPPLSKF, encoded by the coding sequence ATGGGGACCGTAATTGAGGAAGGGATGAACTCTGTTATCGTCAGCCACTACAACCACTCAGGGAAGTGGGACCGGCCTCGTAGTAGCGGGCCCTGTAAGATGGCTGTGCTGCTCTTCATCTGCGTGCTGATTGTCCTGGAGAACGTCACTGTCCTGCTTGCTCTCTGGAGGAACAAGCGCTTCCATAGCCGCATGTACTTTCTCATTGGAAACCTGGCACTGTCAGACCTGCTGGCTGGTGTGGCTTATGTGGTTAATATCTTTACCTCAGGACGCAAAACCTTCTACCTGACACCAGTGCAGTGGCTGGCCAGAGAAGGGAGCATGTTTGTGGCCCTCAGTGCCTCCACGTTCAGCCTTCTGGCCATTGGGATTGAGAGGCATATGACTATGGTGCGTCTGCGTCCTTGTGAGACGGCAGGTCGGGGGAGACTTCTCGGACTGCTGGCGGCCTGCTGGCTTGTATCAGTGCTGCTCAGTGCCCTGCCCAGCCTGGGCTGGAACTGCCTGGACAATCTGGCCTCTTGCTCCACTGTGCTGCCGCTCTATGCTAAGAGTTATGTGGCCTTCTGCATCAGTGTCTTCAGTGCCCTGTTGGTAGCCATCATCATCCTCTACATCAGGATCTACCGCCTGGTGACCTCTAGCGGCCGCAGGGTCAGCAGCCGGCCTTCAGAGCATTCACTGGCCCTGCTGCGGACTGTGGTTATCGTTCTTGGAGTGTTTGTCATGTGCTGGgcccctctcttcctcttgctgctgctggatgtggGTTGTAGCCCAGATAACTGCCCTGTGCTCTACCAGGTGGACTGGTTTATCGCCCTGGCTGTGCTCAACTCTGCCCTCAACCCTCTCATATACACTCTGTCCAGCAGGGAGATGAGGGCTGCCTTCTTCCGGCTGCTGTGTTGCTGTCAGACCAGCTTGGAGCACACTGGGGCGCCTGTGGTGGGCAACCCCCACCTGGGTACTGTCATCCCCACAGCAGAGAACAGCAAGACCAGTTTGGGTGGAGGAGGGGGCAGTGGGACAGGCAAGTCCACGATGAATAGAGGGAAGGTTCCCACACCTATGAACTCTGACAACAAGCATGGAGACCCCTCTGCCACCGCTGTGCCCCACCCTTCTGGGCCCGCAGACCTGCTCTCAGCTGTGCTTGTGAAGGCGGGGGCGCTGCCGCCCCTCAGCAAATTCTGA